Proteins encoded by one window of Primulina huaijiensis isolate GDHJ02 chromosome 1, ASM1229523v2, whole genome shotgun sequence:
- the LOC140977921 gene encoding glucosidase 2 subunit beta isoform X4, with protein MAAFALCLFLFSVCIQVPCSSSSSHGIHPLDEKYYHGDFIKCKDGSKSFSRDRLNDNFCDCLDGTDEPGTSACPAGKFYCRNAGSTPRFLFSSRVNDDICDCCDGSDEYDGTAICPNTCVMGGNIVYQTRDYDSFGNSRKSKPGINTEDSTHKLREPEEELIEWVHRWNLSLNLVM; from the exons ATGGCGGCTTTTGCTCTTTGTCTGTTCCTTTTTTCTGTCTGCATACAAGTCCCTTGTTCCTCGTCTTCTTCGCATGGGATTCATCCCTTAG ATGAAAAGTACTACCATGGAGATTTCATCAAATGTAAAGATGGGTCCAAATCCTTTTCCAGAGATCGTCTCAATGACAACTTCTGCGATTGCTTAGATGGAACCGATGAACCTG GAACTTCTGCATGCCCAGCTGGTAAATTCTACTGCAGAAATGCAGGAAGTACTCCAAGATTCTTATTTTCATCTCGTGTGAATGACGATATTTGTG ATTGTTGTGATGGGAGTGACGAATATGATGGAACTGCAATCTGTCCCAACACCTGCGTCATGGGTGGAAATATTGTTTACCAAACAAGAGATTACGACTCATTTggtaattcaagaaaaagtaaaCCTGGGATTAATACGGAGGACTCGACACATAAACTTAGAG AGCCAGAAGAAGAACTCATTGAATGGGTTCATCGCTGGAATCTTTCTCTAAACTTG Gttatgtag
- the LOC140977921 gene encoding glucosidase 2 subunit beta isoform X1 yields the protein MAAFALCLFLFSVCIQVPCSSSSSHGIHPLDEKYYHGDFIKCKDGSKSFSRDRLNDNFCDCLDGTDEPGTSACPAGKFYCRNAGSTPRFLFSSRVNDDICDCCDGSDEYDGTAICPNTCVMGGNIVYQTRDYDSFGNSRKSKPGINTEDSTHKLREPEEELIEWVHRWNLSLNLQVCDINSISFRGFLGNGHLTRLDDHRRFGSTEGYDV from the exons ATGGCGGCTTTTGCTCTTTGTCTGTTCCTTTTTTCTGTCTGCATACAAGTCCCTTGTTCCTCGTCTTCTTCGCATGGGATTCATCCCTTAG ATGAAAAGTACTACCATGGAGATTTCATCAAATGTAAAGATGGGTCCAAATCCTTTTCCAGAGATCGTCTCAATGACAACTTCTGCGATTGCTTAGATGGAACCGATGAACCTG GAACTTCTGCATGCCCAGCTGGTAAATTCTACTGCAGAAATGCAGGAAGTACTCCAAGATTCTTATTTTCATCTCGTGTGAATGACGATATTTGTG ATTGTTGTGATGGGAGTGACGAATATGATGGAACTGCAATCTGTCCCAACACCTGCGTCATGGGTGGAAATATTGTTTACCAAACAAGAGATTACGACTCATTTggtaattcaagaaaaagtaaaCCTGGGATTAATACGGAGGACTCGACACATAAACTTAGAG AGCCAGAAGAAGAACTCATTGAATGGGTTCATCGCTGGAATCTTTCTCTAAACTTG CAGGTATGCGACATCAATTCCATTTCCTTTCGGGGATTCTTAGGGAATGGACATCTCACGCGCCTTGACGACCATAGGAGATTTGGTTCAACTGAGGGGTATGATGTATAA
- the LOC140977921 gene encoding glucosidase 2 subunit beta isoform X2, producing the protein MAAFALCLFLFSVCIQVPCSSSSSHGIHPLDEKYYHGDFIKCKDGSKSFSRDRLNDNFCDCLDGTDEPGTSACPAGKFYCRNAGSTPRFLFSSRVNDDICDCCDGSDEYDGTAICPNTCVMGGNIVYQTRDYDSFGNSRKSKPGINTEDSTHKLREPEEELIEWVHRWNLSLNLVCDINSISFRGFLGNGHLTRLDDHRRFGSTEGYDV; encoded by the exons ATGGCGGCTTTTGCTCTTTGTCTGTTCCTTTTTTCTGTCTGCATACAAGTCCCTTGTTCCTCGTCTTCTTCGCATGGGATTCATCCCTTAG ATGAAAAGTACTACCATGGAGATTTCATCAAATGTAAAGATGGGTCCAAATCCTTTTCCAGAGATCGTCTCAATGACAACTTCTGCGATTGCTTAGATGGAACCGATGAACCTG GAACTTCTGCATGCCCAGCTGGTAAATTCTACTGCAGAAATGCAGGAAGTACTCCAAGATTCTTATTTTCATCTCGTGTGAATGACGATATTTGTG ATTGTTGTGATGGGAGTGACGAATATGATGGAACTGCAATCTGTCCCAACACCTGCGTCATGGGTGGAAATATTGTTTACCAAACAAGAGATTACGACTCATTTggtaattcaagaaaaagtaaaCCTGGGATTAATACGGAGGACTCGACACATAAACTTAGAG AGCCAGAAGAAGAACTCATTGAATGGGTTCATCGCTGGAATCTTTCTCTAAACTTG GTATGCGACATCAATTCCATTTCCTTTCGGGGATTCTTAGGGAATGGACATCTCACGCGCCTTGACGACCATAGGAGATTTGGTTCAACTGAGGGGTATGATGTATAA
- the LOC140977921 gene encoding glucosidase 2 subunit beta isoform X3 — protein MAAFALCLFLFSVCIQVPCSSSSSHGIHPLDEKYYHGDFIKCKDGSKSFSRDRLNDNFCDCLDGTDEPGTSACPAGKFYCRNAGSTPRFLFSSRVNDDICDCCDGSDEYDGTAICPNTCVMGGNIVYQTRDYDSFGNSRKSKPGINTEDSTHKLRGLKALVWLQLGFVVFFVTFRLFCKRRARRRTH, from the exons ATGGCGGCTTTTGCTCTTTGTCTGTTCCTTTTTTCTGTCTGCATACAAGTCCCTTGTTCCTCGTCTTCTTCGCATGGGATTCATCCCTTAG ATGAAAAGTACTACCATGGAGATTTCATCAAATGTAAAGATGGGTCCAAATCCTTTTCCAGAGATCGTCTCAATGACAACTTCTGCGATTGCTTAGATGGAACCGATGAACCTG GAACTTCTGCATGCCCAGCTGGTAAATTCTACTGCAGAAATGCAGGAAGTACTCCAAGATTCTTATTTTCATCTCGTGTGAATGACGATATTTGTG ATTGTTGTGATGGGAGTGACGAATATGATGGAACTGCAATCTGTCCCAACACCTGCGTCATGGGTGGAAATATTGTTTACCAAACAAGAGATTACGACTCATTTggtaattcaagaaaaagtaaaCCTGGGATTAATACGGAGGACTCGACACATAAACTTAGAG GTTTGAAGGCTTTGGTCTGGCTCCAGCTgggttttgttgttttttttgtgACCTTTCGACTATTTTGCAAACGTAGAGCCAGAAGAAGAACTCATTGA
- the LOC140977995 gene encoding basic leucine zipper 34 yields MAQLPPKVPSMTQNWPQFSPQSMSNDHNLSINNLTSNPSWNIDEFLNYSSVRRGSHRRSASDSVAFLDPPIVEECRRQSSIVPNGSIDLINTSDDIGCDEFERFDDEQFMSMFTDEAGPTMSCSNPSSPSPSDHNSMDDDVKKLGPSSRHLKPKSEPEEVQSSCKSNELNAEHTPDNSNEKIFDPKRIKRILANRQSAQRSRVRKLQYVSELERSVTSLQAEVSVLSPRVAFLDHQRLVLNVDNSVLKQRIAALAQDKVFKEAHQEALKREIERLRLIYCEQNIKNMENSNVPLPKSPPRTADTNRASDIEQLVN; encoded by the exons ATGGCGCAGTTGCCTCCAAAAGTGCCGAGCATGACACAGAATTGGCCTCAATTTTCGCCGCAAAGCATGTCAAATGATCACAACTTATCAATAAACAATCTCACCTCAAACCCTTCGTGGAATATCGATGAGTTTCTCAACTACTCATCGGTTCGTCGCGGATCACACCGGAGGTCTGCCAGCGACTCCGTCGCGTTTCTTGATCCGCCGATAGTCGAAGAATGCAGGAGGCAATCATCAATAGTACCAAATGGGAGCATTGATCTGATCAACACCAGTGATGATATCGGTTGTGACGAGTTCGAAAGATTCGACGATGAGCAGTTCATGTCCATGTTCACCGACGAGGCGGGGCCCACGATGTCGTGCTCGAACCCTTCGTCTCCATCGCCGTCTGATCATAACAGCATGGATGACGATGTGAAGAAACTAGGTCCGTCGTCCCGTCATCTGAAGCCTAAGAGTGAGCCCGAGGAAGTGCAAAGCTCATGCAAATCCAACGAGCTCAACGCCGAGCACACTCCAGATAATTCAAATGAGAAGATTTTTGATCCAAAAAGGATTAAGAG aaTTCTTGCCAATCGGCAATCTGCTCAAAGGTCAAGAGTCAGGAAACTACAGTACGTATCCGAGCTAGAACGCAGTGTTACTTCCCTTCAA GCTGAAGTTTCAGTGTTGTCCCCGAGGGTAGCTTTTCTGGACCACCAGCGCCTGGTACTAAATGTTGACAACAGTGTTCTCAAGCAAAGAATTGCAGCTTTAGCCCAAGATAAAGTTTTTAAAGAAG CCCATCAAGAAGCGTTGAAAAGAGAGATTGAGAGGCTGAGGCTAATATATTGTGAACAAAATATAAAGAACATGGAAAACTCTAACGTGCCACTGCCGAAATCACCGCCGAGGACTGCTGATACTAACCGTGCTTCTGATATTGAGCAACTAGTTAACTGA
- the LOC140977977 gene encoding uncharacterized protein isoform X3 — protein MSRPSHCPGPVKQQQIDESGEDPLSLNLTRETPNQPDPPSNPDGEEGEGEEQEQEQVEEPEEQEEEEEEEGEEQETPQNPLIQMGMNLDVVPPIVDPHVSVSGVTLASPSDNLNPRRGPNKRKKAKPNLRKQRSILRKLESLKVNFNPIPFIPIKILDFSKHEKLLKKLGLWDFVHIDFDRNIRVDLIGQLVVSYDPKLQCGYVDGHRISFIRGDFARAFKLPSKKKANVGGVEAVVLDVEDVSDDSIGFILEFVSDWVLLHEDAWITPNPVMNWLSLIKGGQPEKVDWAGLFRFMVENELKQGDQLGDCYYASHLQYLLKFQRETVFTRQEDLVAEKVEVEAETMGEEKEINEENVMAGNSILDDQGEKSYVVEAPSIELTLGQDGGKEVIMQDLEMTDVETTNVEKCKDDGDGDGDGDGDGDPEEVGKEQGQWLLRGKNNLGEHFLQPCSMEDGEGFENLEDENGQGFDNLEDGKEDDVEETEGDGGDQGFDVFPAVNDLDAEGLTGNFLQAMEANQVAFNSQERLHGPSSVDITRDDMRCMDPSPSFFNTSGKRVIEHDTDMGHDSLDDSNKRLRINDSWNHKPVDFHTCVEEIQQLVGKTRMLYEEREQALEQVNMNQQILLNELQKRDALMEHLHKSRMEEMQKKDGLIYRLERELYLAESVIDGYRKALKETRKTFAEYRQTVQLTEEPTYKDAGPGGLMLSTTEIEKIRQKQEEYNMNCLLVEQKLKEAEEQCMHEFNAYVDKINILDKKLTDVEAAAKELIQSYGTRNVQPTEDKVDEVSTPADDKVDEVSTPHPIE, from the exons ATGTCCCGTCCCTCGCACTGCCCAGGACCTGTAAAGCAGCAACAGATCGATGAATCCGGCGAGGATCCTCTCTCGCTGAACCTAACTCGAGAAACCCCTAATCAACCCGACCCACCATCAAATCCTGACGGTGAAGAGGGGGAAggagaagaacaagaacaagagcAAGTGGAAGAACCggaagaacaagaagaagaagaagaagaagaggggGAAGAACAAGAAACCCCCCAAAACCCATTAATTCAAATGGGTATGAATCTCGATGTCGTCCCGCCTATTGTTGACCCCCACGTGTCAGTTTCCGGTGTCACTCTCGCATCACCCTCCGACAACTTAAACCCTCGGCGAGGACCGAACAAGCGAAAGAAGGCTAAGCCCAACCTGAGAAAACAGCGGTCCATCCTGAGAAAGTTAGAATCTTTGAAggtaaactttaatcccattccCTTCATACCCATAAAGATTCTTGATTTTTCCAAGCATGAGAAGCTTTTGAAGAAGCTTGGCCTGTGGGATTTCGTTCACATTGATTTCGATAGGAATATAAGGGTGGACTTGATTGGGCAGTTGGTTGTTAGTTATGATCCCAAATTGCAGTGTGGTTACGTGGATGGTCACCGCATTTCTTTCATTAGGGGTGACTTTGCTCGTGCGTTCAAGCTGCCTTCAAAAAAGAAGGCCAATGTGGGTGGGGTGGAAGCTGTGGTGTTGGATGTTGAGGATGTGTCGGACGATTCAATAGGGTTCATTCTGGAGTTTGTGTCGGATTGGGTTCTTTTGCACGAAGACGCGTGGATAACACCGAACCCGGTTATGAATTGGTTAAGTTTGATAAAGGGTGGACAACCTGAGAAGGTGGACTGGGCTGGATTGTTTAGGTTCATGGTGGAGAATGAGCTGAAGCAGGGGGATCAGTTGGGGGATTGCTACTATGCATCGCATTTGCAGTACTTGTTGAAGTTTCAGCGTGAGACGGTGTTCACAAGGCAGGAGGATCTGGTGGCTGAAAAGGTGGAGGTGGAAGCGGAAACTATgggagaagaaaaagaaatcaaTGAGGAGAATGTGATGGCCGGTAATTCAATATTGGATGATCAGGGTGAAAAAAGTTATGTTGTGGAGGCGCCGAGCATTGAACTGACCCTTGGACAAGATGGTGGGAAGGAAGTAATTATGCAAGATCTTGAGATGACTGATGTTGAAACGACAAATGTTGAGAAATGCAAGGACGATGGTGATGGTGATGGTGATGGTGATGGtgatggtg ATCCGGAGGAGGTGGGCAAGGAGCAAGGACAGTGGCTTTTACGTGGGAAGAACAATCTGGGAGAGCATTTCTTACAACCTTGTAGCATGGAAGATGGTGAAGGCTTTGAAAACCTTGAGGACGAAAATGGTCAAGGCTTTGACAACCTGGAGGATGGCAAAGAAGATGACGTAGAGGAGACAGAAGGGGATGGCGGTGATCAGGGATTTGATGTTTTTCCTGCTGTTAATGATCTTGATGCTGAAGGGCTCACGGGTAATTTTCTTCAAGCCATGGAAGCAAACCAGGTTGCCTTTAATTCACAGGAGCGGCTTCATGGCCCATCTTCGGTGGATATTACTAGGGATGATATGCGGTGCATGGATCCTAGCCCATCTTTCTTTAACACCTCGGGTAAAAGGGTTATTGAACATGACACTGATATGGGCCACGATTCACTCGATGATAGCAACAAGAGATTGAGGATCAATGATTCCTGGAACCATAAACCTGTAGATTTTCATACCTGTGTGGAAGAAATTCAGCAACTGGTGGGAAAAACTAGGATGTTGTATGAAGAGAGGGAACAAGCACTGGAACAGGTAAATATGAATCAACAGATCTTGCTCAATGAGTTGCAGAAACGGGATGCCCTGATGGAACATTTGCACAAGAGTAGAATGGAAGAGATGCAAAAGAAAGACGGGCTGATTTATCGCCTGGAGCGTGAATTATATCTAGCGGAGAGTGTCATCGATGGTTACCGCAAGGCTTTGAAAGAAACCCGTAAGACATTTGCAGAGTACAGGCAGACCGTTCAACTTACTGAAGAGCCGACATACAAGGATGCTGGACCTGGGGGTCTTATGTTGAGCACAACCGAAATAGAGAAGATACGCCAGAAGCAGGAGGAGTATAATATGAACTGTTTACTTGTGGAACAAAAGTTGAAGGAGGCAGAAGAGCAATGTATGCATGAGTTTAATGCATACGTGGATAAAATCAATATTCTTGATAAGAAGTTGACAGATGTCGAGGCGGCCGCTAAAGAACTCATTCAATCCTATGGAACTCGAAATGTTCAACCAACTGAAGACAAAGTAGATGAAGTTTCAACGCCAGCTGATGACAAAGTAGATGAAGTTTCAACGCCTCATCCGATTGAATGA
- the LOC140977977 gene encoding uncharacterized protein isoform X2, protein MSRPSHCPGPVKQQQIDESGEDPLSLNLTRETPNQPDPPSNPDGEEGEGEEQEQEQVEEPEEQEEEEEEEGEEQETPQNPLIQMGMNLDVVPPIVDPHVSVSGVTLASPSDNLNPRRGPNKRKKAKPNLRKQRSILRKLESLKVNFNPIPFIPIKILDFSKHEKLLKKLGLWDFVHIDFDRNIRVDLIGQLVVSYDPKLQCGYVDGHRISFIRGDFARAFKLPSKKKANVGGVEAVVLDVEDVSDDSIGFILEFVSDWVLLHEDAWITPNPVMNWLSLIKGGQPEKVDWAGLFRFMVENELKQGDQLGDCYYASHLQYLLKFQRETVFTRQEDLVAEKVEVEAETMGEEKEINEENVMAGNSILDDQGEKSYVVEAPSIELTLGQDGGKEVIMQDLEMTDVETTNVEKCKDDGDGDGDGDGDGGGDPEEVGKEQGQWLLRGKNNLGEHFLQPCSMEDGEGFENLEDENGQGFDNLEDGKEDDVEETEGDGGDQGFDVFPAVNDLDAEGLTGNFLQAMEANQVAFNSQERLHGPSSVDITRDDMRCMDPSPSFFNTSGKRVIEHDTDMGHDSLDDSNKRLRINDSWNHKPVDFHTCVEEIQQLVGKTRMLYEEREQALEQVNMNQQILLNELQKRDALMEHLHKSRMEEMQKKDGLIYRLERELYLAESVIDGYRKALKETRKTFAEYRQTVQLTEEPTYKDAGPGGLMLSTTEIEKIRQKQEEYNMNCLLVEQKLKEAEEQCMHEFNAYVDKINILDKKLTDVEAAAKELIQSYGTRNVQPTEDKVDEVSTPADDKVDEVSTPHPIE, encoded by the exons ATGTCCCGTCCCTCGCACTGCCCAGGACCTGTAAAGCAGCAACAGATCGATGAATCCGGCGAGGATCCTCTCTCGCTGAACCTAACTCGAGAAACCCCTAATCAACCCGACCCACCATCAAATCCTGACGGTGAAGAGGGGGAAggagaagaacaagaacaagagcAAGTGGAAGAACCggaagaacaagaagaagaagaagaagaagaggggGAAGAACAAGAAACCCCCCAAAACCCATTAATTCAAATGGGTATGAATCTCGATGTCGTCCCGCCTATTGTTGACCCCCACGTGTCAGTTTCCGGTGTCACTCTCGCATCACCCTCCGACAACTTAAACCCTCGGCGAGGACCGAACAAGCGAAAGAAGGCTAAGCCCAACCTGAGAAAACAGCGGTCCATCCTGAGAAAGTTAGAATCTTTGAAggtaaactttaatcccattccCTTCATACCCATAAAGATTCTTGATTTTTCCAAGCATGAGAAGCTTTTGAAGAAGCTTGGCCTGTGGGATTTCGTTCACATTGATTTCGATAGGAATATAAGGGTGGACTTGATTGGGCAGTTGGTTGTTAGTTATGATCCCAAATTGCAGTGTGGTTACGTGGATGGTCACCGCATTTCTTTCATTAGGGGTGACTTTGCTCGTGCGTTCAAGCTGCCTTCAAAAAAGAAGGCCAATGTGGGTGGGGTGGAAGCTGTGGTGTTGGATGTTGAGGATGTGTCGGACGATTCAATAGGGTTCATTCTGGAGTTTGTGTCGGATTGGGTTCTTTTGCACGAAGACGCGTGGATAACACCGAACCCGGTTATGAATTGGTTAAGTTTGATAAAGGGTGGACAACCTGAGAAGGTGGACTGGGCTGGATTGTTTAGGTTCATGGTGGAGAATGAGCTGAAGCAGGGGGATCAGTTGGGGGATTGCTACTATGCATCGCATTTGCAGTACTTGTTGAAGTTTCAGCGTGAGACGGTGTTCACAAGGCAGGAGGATCTGGTGGCTGAAAAGGTGGAGGTGGAAGCGGAAACTATgggagaagaaaaagaaatcaaTGAGGAGAATGTGATGGCCGGTAATTCAATATTGGATGATCAGGGTGAAAAAAGTTATGTTGTGGAGGCGCCGAGCATTGAACTGACCCTTGGACAAGATGGTGGGAAGGAAGTAATTATGCAAGATCTTGAGATGACTGATGTTGAAACGACAAATGTTGAGAAATGCAAGGACGATGGTGATGGTGATGGTGATGGTGATGGtgatggtggtggtg ATCCGGAGGAGGTGGGCAAGGAGCAAGGACAGTGGCTTTTACGTGGGAAGAACAATCTGGGAGAGCATTTCTTACAACCTTGTAGCATGGAAGATGGTGAAGGCTTTGAAAACCTTGAGGACGAAAATGGTCAAGGCTTTGACAACCTGGAGGATGGCAAAGAAGATGACGTAGAGGAGACAGAAGGGGATGGCGGTGATCAGGGATTTGATGTTTTTCCTGCTGTTAATGATCTTGATGCTGAAGGGCTCACGGGTAATTTTCTTCAAGCCATGGAAGCAAACCAGGTTGCCTTTAATTCACAGGAGCGGCTTCATGGCCCATCTTCGGTGGATATTACTAGGGATGATATGCGGTGCATGGATCCTAGCCCATCTTTCTTTAACACCTCGGGTAAAAGGGTTATTGAACATGACACTGATATGGGCCACGATTCACTCGATGATAGCAACAAGAGATTGAGGATCAATGATTCCTGGAACCATAAACCTGTAGATTTTCATACCTGTGTGGAAGAAATTCAGCAACTGGTGGGAAAAACTAGGATGTTGTATGAAGAGAGGGAACAAGCACTGGAACAGGTAAATATGAATCAACAGATCTTGCTCAATGAGTTGCAGAAACGGGATGCCCTGATGGAACATTTGCACAAGAGTAGAATGGAAGAGATGCAAAAGAAAGACGGGCTGATTTATCGCCTGGAGCGTGAATTATATCTAGCGGAGAGTGTCATCGATGGTTACCGCAAGGCTTTGAAAGAAACCCGTAAGACATTTGCAGAGTACAGGCAGACCGTTCAACTTACTGAAGAGCCGACATACAAGGATGCTGGACCTGGGGGTCTTATGTTGAGCACAACCGAAATAGAGAAGATACGCCAGAAGCAGGAGGAGTATAATATGAACTGTTTACTTGTGGAACAAAAGTTGAAGGAGGCAGAAGAGCAATGTATGCATGAGTTTAATGCATACGTGGATAAAATCAATATTCTTGATAAGAAGTTGACAGATGTCGAGGCGGCCGCTAAAGAACTCATTCAATCCTATGGAACTCGAAATGTTCAACCAACTGAAGACAAAGTAGATGAAGTTTCAACGCCAGCTGATGACAAAGTAGATGAAGTTTCAACGCCTCATCCGATTGAATGA
- the LOC140977977 gene encoding uncharacterized protein isoform X1, which translates to MSRPSHCPGPVKQQQIDESGEDPLSLNLTRETPNQPDPPSNPDGEEGEGEEQEQEQVEEPEEQEEEEEEEGEEQETPQNPLIQMGMNLDVVPPIVDPHVSVSGVTLASPSDNLNPRRGPNKRKKAKPNLRKQRSILRKLESLKVNFNPIPFIPIKILDFSKHEKLLKKLGLWDFVHIDFDRNIRVDLIGQLVVSYDPKLQCGYVDGHRISFIRGDFARAFKLPSKKKANVGGVEAVVLDVEDVSDDSIGFILEFVSDWVLLHEDAWITPNPVMNWLSLIKGGQPEKVDWAGLFRFMVENELKQGDQLGDCYYASHLQYLLKFQRETVFTRQEDLVAEKVEVEAETMGEEKEINEENVMAGNSILDDQGEKSYVVEAPSIELTLGQDGGKEVIMQDLEMTDVETTNVEKCKDDGDGDGDGDGDGGGGGDDEDDVDDEDPEEVGKEQGQWLLRGKNNLGEHFLQPCSMEDGEGFENLEDENGQGFDNLEDGKEDDVEETEGDGGDQGFDVFPAVNDLDAEGLTGNFLQAMEANQVAFNSQERLHGPSSVDITRDDMRCMDPSPSFFNTSGKRVIEHDTDMGHDSLDDSNKRLRINDSWNHKPVDFHTCVEEIQQLVGKTRMLYEEREQALEQVNMNQQILLNELQKRDALMEHLHKSRMEEMQKKDGLIYRLERELYLAESVIDGYRKALKETRKTFAEYRQTVQLTEEPTYKDAGPGGLMLSTTEIEKIRQKQEEYNMNCLLVEQKLKEAEEQCMHEFNAYVDKINILDKKLTDVEAAAKELIQSYGTRNVQPTEDKVDEVSTPADDKVDEVSTPHPIE; encoded by the coding sequence ATGTCCCGTCCCTCGCACTGCCCAGGACCTGTAAAGCAGCAACAGATCGATGAATCCGGCGAGGATCCTCTCTCGCTGAACCTAACTCGAGAAACCCCTAATCAACCCGACCCACCATCAAATCCTGACGGTGAAGAGGGGGAAggagaagaacaagaacaagagcAAGTGGAAGAACCggaagaacaagaagaagaagaagaagaagaggggGAAGAACAAGAAACCCCCCAAAACCCATTAATTCAAATGGGTATGAATCTCGATGTCGTCCCGCCTATTGTTGACCCCCACGTGTCAGTTTCCGGTGTCACTCTCGCATCACCCTCCGACAACTTAAACCCTCGGCGAGGACCGAACAAGCGAAAGAAGGCTAAGCCCAACCTGAGAAAACAGCGGTCCATCCTGAGAAAGTTAGAATCTTTGAAggtaaactttaatcccattccCTTCATACCCATAAAGATTCTTGATTTTTCCAAGCATGAGAAGCTTTTGAAGAAGCTTGGCCTGTGGGATTTCGTTCACATTGATTTCGATAGGAATATAAGGGTGGACTTGATTGGGCAGTTGGTTGTTAGTTATGATCCCAAATTGCAGTGTGGTTACGTGGATGGTCACCGCATTTCTTTCATTAGGGGTGACTTTGCTCGTGCGTTCAAGCTGCCTTCAAAAAAGAAGGCCAATGTGGGTGGGGTGGAAGCTGTGGTGTTGGATGTTGAGGATGTGTCGGACGATTCAATAGGGTTCATTCTGGAGTTTGTGTCGGATTGGGTTCTTTTGCACGAAGACGCGTGGATAACACCGAACCCGGTTATGAATTGGTTAAGTTTGATAAAGGGTGGACAACCTGAGAAGGTGGACTGGGCTGGATTGTTTAGGTTCATGGTGGAGAATGAGCTGAAGCAGGGGGATCAGTTGGGGGATTGCTACTATGCATCGCATTTGCAGTACTTGTTGAAGTTTCAGCGTGAGACGGTGTTCACAAGGCAGGAGGATCTGGTGGCTGAAAAGGTGGAGGTGGAAGCGGAAACTATgggagaagaaaaagaaatcaaTGAGGAGAATGTGATGGCCGGTAATTCAATATTGGATGATCAGGGTGAAAAAAGTTATGTTGTGGAGGCGCCGAGCATTGAACTGACCCTTGGACAAGATGGTGGGAAGGAAGTAATTATGCAAGATCTTGAGATGACTGATGTTGAAACGACAAATGTTGAGAAATGCAAGGACGATGGTGATGGTGATGGTGATGGTGATGGtgatggtggtggtggtggtgatgATGAAGATGATGTTGATGATGAAGATCCGGAGGAGGTGGGCAAGGAGCAAGGACAGTGGCTTTTACGTGGGAAGAACAATCTGGGAGAGCATTTCTTACAACCTTGTAGCATGGAAGATGGTGAAGGCTTTGAAAACCTTGAGGACGAAAATGGTCAAGGCTTTGACAACCTGGAGGATGGCAAAGAAGATGACGTAGAGGAGACAGAAGGGGATGGCGGTGATCAGGGATTTGATGTTTTTCCTGCTGTTAATGATCTTGATGCTGAAGGGCTCACGGGTAATTTTCTTCAAGCCATGGAAGCAAACCAGGTTGCCTTTAATTCACAGGAGCGGCTTCATGGCCCATCTTCGGTGGATATTACTAGGGATGATATGCGGTGCATGGATCCTAGCCCATCTTTCTTTAACACCTCGGGTAAAAGGGTTATTGAACATGACACTGATATGGGCCACGATTCACTCGATGATAGCAACAAGAGATTGAGGATCAATGATTCCTGGAACCATAAACCTGTAGATTTTCATACCTGTGTGGAAGAAATTCAGCAACTGGTGGGAAAAACTAGGATGTTGTATGAAGAGAGGGAACAAGCACTGGAACAGGTAAATATGAATCAACAGATCTTGCTCAATGAGTTGCAGAAACGGGATGCCCTGATGGAACATTTGCACAAGAGTAGAATGGAAGAGATGCAAAAGAAAGACGGGCTGATTTATCGCCTGGAGCGTGAATTATATCTAGCGGAGAGTGTCATCGATGGTTACCGCAAGGCTTTGAAAGAAACCCGTAAGACATTTGCAGAGTACAGGCAGACCGTTCAACTTACTGAAGAGCCGACATACAAGGATGCTGGACCTGGGGGTCTTATGTTGAGCACAACCGAAATAGAGAAGATACGCCAGAAGCAGGAGGAGTATAATATGAACTGTTTACTTGTGGAACAAAAGTTGAAGGAGGCAGAAGAGCAATGTATGCATGAGTTTAATGCATACGTGGATAAAATCAATATTCTTGATAAGAAGTTGACAGATGTCGAGGCGGCCGCTAAAGAACTCATTCAATCCTATGGAACTCGAAATGTTCAACCAACTGAAGACAAAGTAGATGAAGTTTCAACGCCAGCTGATGACAAAGTAGATGAAGTTTCAACGCCTCATCCGATTGAATGA